In Bacteroidia bacterium, the following proteins share a genomic window:
- a CDS encoding O-acetyl-ADP-ribose deacetylase: MGVDKRISLYLGDITTLEVDAIVNAANTTLLGGGGVDGAIHAKAGPRLLDECRTLGGCNTGDAKATSAYRLPSRFVIHTVGPVYRGGNNNEAQLLSSSYWRSLEVALEIGAKTIAFPAISTGVYAYPLEEATSIAISTVDKFLSEVAEDKIEAVVFVSFDQKTHSIYEKMVS; encoded by the coding sequence ATGGGTGTTGATAAAAGAATTAGCCTATATTTAGGTGACATTACCACGCTCGAAGTTGATGCCATAGTTAATGCTGCCAATACTACCTTACTTGGTGGTGGGGGTGTTGATGGTGCAATTCATGCAAAAGCAGGACCTAGATTATTAGATGAGTGTAGAACCTTAGGTGGGTGTAACACAGGAGATGCTAAAGCAACTAGTGCTTATCGCCTTCCTAGTCGCTTTGTGATTCACACAGTGGGACCTGTTTATCGAGGGGGAAACAACAATGAGGCTCAGCTTCTTTCGAGTTCCTATTGGAGATCTTTAGAGGTAGCACTAGAAATTGGCGCTAAGACAATAGCTTTTCCCGCTATAAGTACTGGAGTTTATGCCTATCCTTTAGAAGAAGCCACTTCAATCGCTATTTCTACTGTTGATAAGTTTTTAAGTGAAGTAGCAGAAGACAAAATTGAGGCGGTAGTTTTTGTCTCTTTTGATCAAAAAACTCACTCGATTTATGAAAAAATGGTTAGTTAG
- a CDS encoding GNAT family N-acetyltransferase — translation LQFLSTDLDTIADLLEQLFVPQNHYVALLGGNVVSVVAYSTFNSRSIAIRRNKIVKHLGPAKGLYSYFRLHRALGKKLNLHIEQLYIDSVVTDSAYRGMGIALELQKHLIESLPYKEIHLEVAQMNFKAIRVYEKMGFVIDQHLKERSFWKPNSEGGNLIMSLTKAENIQLSDKP, via the coding sequence CACTTCAATTTTTATCAACAGATTTAGATACAATTGCCGATCTTTTAGAGCAATTGTTTGTACCTCAAAACCACTACGTTGCTCTTTTAGGGGGCAACGTAGTTTCTGTAGTAGCATATTCAACATTTAATAGTCGCTCTATTGCAATTAGAAGAAACAAAATAGTTAAACACCTAGGACCTGCTAAAGGACTTTACAGTTACTTTAGACTCCACAGAGCACTAGGTAAGAAGCTCAACTTACATATTGAACAACTTTACATAGATTCAGTAGTCACCGATAGCGCCTATAGGGGAATGGGGATAGCTTTAGAATTGCAAAAGCATTTAATAGAGAGCCTTCCTTATAAAGAGATTCACCTTGAAGTTGCTCAAATGAACTTCAAGGCAATCAGAGTTTATGAGAAGATGGGCTTTGTAATAGATCAACATCTCAAAGAGCGCTCATTCTGGAAACCTAACAGTGAGGGGGGCAATTTAATTATGTCCCTCACTAAAGCTGAGAACATTCAACTTAGCGATAAACCATAG
- a CDS encoding AEC family transporter — protein sequence MSQYFVAGLPVLLLFSVGFLLNKINFFKDNTIVELKNLVLYVTLPTLLFTTFLNAKINASEFVIPIIIIIYCLVILFIGFAIKKIFKIESPYFPFLISGYELGMYGYAVFIALYGQHNLWALSFLDIGHTLFIFAFFITIYQHKHHGSQSPLQIVKTIFLSPLIIAIFLGMAFANIPALVGKFPDVLNSVVVTLAAATVPLIGIAIGYQLKVDKSNLKMALATIGVRKVVNFSAALLLLAIYPFEPIYQKAILTLALTPPVFLISIIAAKDEPRHVNYINTTISIDSVLSLFLMIAVAMVYR from the coding sequence ATGAGTCAATACTTTGTCGCTGGATTACCAGTACTGTTACTTTTTAGCGTTGGGTTTTTATTAAACAAAATTAACTTTTTTAAAGATAACACAATAGTTGAGCTTAAGAACCTTGTTTTGTATGTAACTCTACCCACCCTTTTGTTCACCACTTTCTTAAATGCAAAAATAAATGCTAGTGAATTTGTCATTCCAATAATAATCATCATTTATTGTTTGGTAATTTTGTTTATTGGTTTTGCAATTAAAAAAATCTTTAAAATAGAGAGTCCCTACTTCCCATTTCTAATTAGTGGTTATGAGTTGGGAATGTATGGATATGCTGTTTTTATTGCCCTTTATGGGCAACACAACCTTTGGGCTCTCTCCTTTTTAGATATTGGGCACACTTTGTTTATCTTTGCCTTTTTCATAACGATCTACCAACACAAACACCATGGTAGCCAATCTCCATTACAAATTGTTAAAACAATCTTTTTATCACCCCTTATCATTGCAATCTTCTTAGGAATGGCATTTGCCAATATTCCAGCCTTAGTGGGCAAGTTTCCTGATGTCTTAAATTCAGTTGTGGTAACTTTAGCTGCTGCCACTGTCCCTTTAATTGGTATTGCTATTGGGTATCAACTAAAAGTGGATAAAAGTAACTTAAAGATGGCTTTAGCAACCATTGGCGTTAGAAAGGTTGTCAACTTTTCAGCAGCTTTATTGTTGTTGGCAATTTATCCATTTGAGCCCATTTACCAAAAAGCGATTTTAACTTTAGCTTTAACTCCACCAGTGTTCTTAATTAGTATTATTGCAGCTAAAGATGAGCCTAGACACGTTAACTACATCAACACCACCATCAGTATTGATAGTGTCTTATCACTGTTTTTAATGATTGCAGTTGCTATGGTTTATCGCTAA